From a single Salvelinus sp. IW2-2015 linkage group LG22, ASM291031v2, whole genome shotgun sequence genomic region:
- the LOC111949796 gene encoding olfactory receptor 2J2-like produces the protein MENSTQVKLFYLFGLQETFNNKSVYFILSLITYLLIITVNLTLIITIIQGKGLHEPMYIFLCSLCVNGLYGTAGFYPKLLLDLQSDVQVISYGGCLTQAYVIYTSVLCEISTLTVMSYDRYVAICRPLLYHTIVTSLTVRKLLLFSWCYPLFIALIALSLTVRIPLCGSRIDKIFCDNPSILKHAYCKDLCKVV, from the exons ATGGAGAACTCAACCCAAGTCAAGCTCTTTTATCTCTTTGGCTTACAAGAGACATTTAACAACAAATCAGTATATTTTATCTTGTCTCTTATCACATACCTTCTCATCATCACTGTGAATCTGACTCtgatcataacaatcattcagGGGAAAGGCCTCCATGAGCCCATGTATATCTTTCTGTGTAGTCTATGTGTCAATGGATTGTATGGAACTGCTGGTTTCTATCCCAAGTTGTTACTGGACCTTCAGTCAGATGTTCAGGTGATATCTTATGGTGGATGTCTGACTCAAGCCTATGTAATATACACATCTGTCCTGTGTGAAATTTCTACTCTWACAGTGATGTCTTACGACAGGTATGTGGCAATATGCAGACcactactataccataccattGTGACATCTTTAACTGTTAGAAAGTTACTCTTATTTTCTTGGTGTTATCCTTTATTTATAGCACTCATAGCACTTAGTTTAACCGTCAGAATTCCTTTGTGTGGATCTCGTATTGATAAGATCTTCTGTGACAATCCATCcatactgaaacatgcat ATTGTAAGGACTTGTGTAAAGTCGTCTAA